One window of the Acaryochloris sp. CCMEE 5410 genome contains the following:
- the recA gene encoding recombinase RecA — translation MAADNSTNSEKDKALGVVLNQIERTFGKGSIMRLGDATQMKVETISSGALTLDLALGGGLPKGRVIEIYGPESSGKTTLALHAIAEVQRSGGIAAFVDAEHALDPTYASAVGVDTENLLVAQPDTGESALEIVDQLVRSTAVDIVVIDSVAALVPRAEIEGDMGDSHMGLQARLMSQALRKITGNIGRTGCTVVFLNQLRQKIGVTYGNPEVTTGGNALKFYASVRLDIRRIQTLKKGTEEFGIRAKVKVVKNKVAPPFRIGEFDIIFGQGISTLGCLLDMAEETDILIRKGAWYSYNGENIGQGRDNTVRYMKDNPEFTESLTQQVRAKLDTGAEVSANTVASTKKGEKSKEKSE, via the coding sequence ATGGCCGCTGATAATTCCACTAACTCTGAGAAAGACAAAGCCCTAGGCGTCGTCCTGAATCAAATCGAACGTACCTTTGGGAAAGGATCGATTATGCGTTTGGGTGATGCCACCCAGATGAAAGTGGAGACGATTTCGAGTGGTGCTTTAACCCTGGATTTGGCTTTAGGGGGCGGCTTGCCCAAAGGCCGGGTAATTGAGATTTATGGTCCTGAAAGTTCCGGTAAAACAACCTTGGCGTTGCATGCGATCGCAGAAGTGCAGCGATCCGGCGGCATTGCCGCTTTTGTGGATGCTGAACATGCTCTCGACCCCACCTATGCTTCAGCCGTAGGCGTCGATACGGAAAATCTGCTGGTGGCTCAACCTGATACCGGGGAATCGGCCTTAGAAATTGTCGACCAGCTGGTCCGCTCTACCGCCGTTGATATTGTAGTGATTGACTCCGTAGCGGCCCTCGTTCCTCGCGCTGAAATTGAAGGTGATATGGGAGATTCCCATATGGGACTGCAGGCCCGCCTGATGAGTCAGGCCCTACGGAAAATTACTGGCAATATTGGTCGCACTGGCTGCACGGTGGTGTTCCTCAACCAGCTACGCCAAAAAATTGGCGTGACCTACGGTAATCCGGAAGTGACTACAGGCGGAAACGCTCTCAAGTTCTATGCTTCAGTACGTTTAGATATTCGCCGGATCCAGACTTTGAAAAAAGGTACTGAAGAGTTTGGGATTCGAGCCAAGGTCAAAGTGGTCAAAAATAAAGTGGCTCCTCCGTTTCGGATTGGAGAATTTGACATTATCTTTGGTCAAGGCATCTCTACCCTGGGTTGCCTGTTAGATATGGCGGAAGAAACTGACATTCTGATTCGCAAAGGGGCTTGGTATAGCTACAACGGCGAAAATATTGGTCAAGGCCGTGACAATACGGTTCGCTATATGAAGGATAATCCTGAGTTTACGGAGTCCCTGACCCAGCAAGTGCGAGCCAAGCTAGATACAGGGGCGGAAGTGTCGGCCAATACTGTTGCGTCTACTAAAAAAGGGGAAAAATCAAAAGAGAAATCAGAGTAG
- a CDS encoding alkaline phosphatase gives MLNRRQFLLTAGSAMGWVLWSNHQLPLLAQPKFSAYPFSLGVASGDPESNSVVLWTRLAPEPLSGQPMPAVAIPIQWQIATDAQMTKVVQEGTVQAVPQWGHSVHVVVDNLSPGQWYWYRFQAGDEISPIGRTRTIPASASEAEHLKFAYVSCQHYEYGHYTAYKHLAQEELDLVFHLGDYIYEGKPKSGRPRQHVGPNPIDLKGYRWRYALYKSDPHLQAAHAAFPFICIWDDHEVENDYANDESQGFEDPAMFRRRRQAAYQAYYEHLPLRPTSQPQGDHLQLYRRFCFGNLAEFHCLDTRQYRDDQACDQNGKGGGQVAFNCDERLDPKRSLLGFEQERWLLDGLKNASTGWTVIAQPMLMAELKQGIGPLAGYWTDGWDGYAATRDRILESISQYQPKNPVVIGGDIHSFWVTDLKSDFQDPQSPVVATEIVGTSISSRGPNPDLFTLALKVNPHIQFFESRYRGYVVCEVTPQQWTAQLRVVEQVEKPGATIRTLASYQIKNGQPGAQRMDNIQPTTSAITFSSRSTDLL, from the coding sequence ATGTTGAACCGCAGGCAATTCTTATTGACCGCTGGTAGCGCTATGGGGTGGGTTCTTTGGTCTAACCACCAGCTACCCCTACTCGCACAGCCCAAATTTTCGGCCTACCCATTTAGCTTAGGGGTCGCTTCGGGGGACCCAGAGTCTAATAGCGTCGTGTTGTGGACCCGGCTGGCTCCTGAGCCCTTATCAGGGCAACCCATGCCTGCTGTTGCTATTCCTATTCAGTGGCAAATTGCAACGGATGCCCAGATGACCAAGGTAGTTCAAGAAGGAACGGTCCAAGCCGTTCCCCAATGGGGCCATTCAGTACATGTCGTGGTGGACAACTTATCGCCAGGACAATGGTATTGGTATCGATTTCAAGCCGGAGATGAAATCAGTCCCATCGGTCGGACCCGCACTATACCTGCTTCCGCATCTGAGGCTGAGCACCTCAAATTTGCCTATGTGTCTTGTCAGCACTATGAATATGGCCATTACACGGCCTATAAGCACTTAGCTCAAGAAGAGTTGGATTTAGTGTTTCATTTGGGAGACTACATCTACGAAGGGAAACCGAAATCTGGACGACCTCGCCAACATGTCGGCCCCAATCCCATCGACCTCAAGGGGTATCGTTGGCGCTATGCCCTGTACAAGAGCGATCCGCACTTGCAAGCAGCCCATGCAGCATTTCCTTTTATCTGTATTTGGGATGACCATGAAGTCGAGAATGATTATGCCAATGATGAGTCCCAAGGCTTTGAGGATCCAGCTATGTTCCGACGGCGTCGGCAAGCTGCTTATCAAGCCTATTATGAGCATCTCCCCCTACGCCCTACCTCCCAACCCCAAGGGGATCACTTACAGCTCTATCGACGGTTTTGCTTTGGGAATTTAGCTGAATTCCATTGCTTAGACACTCGCCAATACCGAGATGATCAAGCCTGCGATCAAAACGGCAAAGGGGGTGGGCAAGTTGCCTTCAATTGTGACGAGCGCCTGGATCCAAAGCGATCGCTGCTGGGTTTCGAGCAAGAACGATGGCTTTTAGATGGCTTAAAAAATGCATCTACGGGTTGGACGGTCATTGCTCAGCCAATGTTGATGGCCGAGCTAAAACAAGGCATCGGACCACTGGCTGGATATTGGACCGATGGTTGGGATGGCTATGCTGCCACCCGCGATCGCATCCTCGAATCCATCAGCCAATATCAACCTAAAAACCCCGTCGTCATTGGTGGCGATATCCACTCGTTTTGGGTCACCGACTTAAAATCAGATTTTCAAGATCCACAATCCCCCGTGGTGGCAACGGAGATTGTCGGCACGTCGATCAGCTCCCGTGGCCCCAATCCTGACCTATTTACCTTAGCTTTAAAAGTGAACCCCCACATTCAGTTCTTTGAGAGTCGGTATCGAGGATATGTGGTTTGTGAAGTCACGCCCCAGCAATGGACCGCACAGTTGCGGGTAGTGGAACAAGTCGAGAAGCCAGGCGCAACCATACGCACATTGGCGTCCTATCAGATTAAAAACGGTCAGCCGGGTGCCCAGAGAATGGATAATATTCAACCCACTACCTCTGCAATCACCTTCTCATCCCGATCAACGGACCTACTCTGA
- a CDS encoding pentapeptide repeat-containing protein translates to MPNLNECYRTLELRVGASLEEVNEAYKDLVFIWHPDRIPQSRERLQQKAIVKLQDLNKARDYLQSYLQRRQNLRSARRPAQKAAAAGQARSASSPAPAKTTRRTAPPRTTQKPKERQSQAAQKFRQRTKATQPPPRSVPNPKTQKAAPPQSKPPQPPVATDSAAKRAAKRWRTGRAAEPAKTAPAATKSTSRPLTPDHSGVDWHGADLQERDFSGRNLSQANLANVNLKDAFMHKVNLAGANLTNANLTRANLLQANLTQANLQGANLTAADLSGADLRGADFTGANMGIGKKVMVKLTGANLSGAIMPNGTIHT, encoded by the coding sequence ATGCCAAACCTCAATGAATGCTATCGCACCTTAGAGTTGAGGGTTGGCGCGTCTTTAGAAGAGGTCAATGAAGCCTACAAAGACTTAGTCTTTATTTGGCACCCCGATCGTATTCCCCAAAGCCGCGAGCGTTTGCAGCAAAAAGCCATCGTCAAGCTACAAGATCTCAACAAAGCTCGTGACTATCTGCAATCCTACCTGCAACGACGTCAAAACTTGCGGTCAGCCCGTCGTCCGGCTCAGAAAGCAGCGGCAGCAGGCCAGGCCCGATCAGCCAGTTCACCTGCTCCTGCAAAAACGACAAGACGCACAGCTCCACCCCGCACCACTCAAAAGCCTAAAGAGCGACAATCCCAAGCTGCTCAAAAGTTTCGGCAGCGCACCAAGGCAACTCAACCCCCACCCAGATCTGTTCCCAATCCTAAGACGCAAAAGGCTGCTCCGCCCCAAAGTAAGCCTCCTCAGCCACCTGTTGCGACCGATTCTGCTGCTAAGCGAGCTGCTAAACGATGGCGCACAGGTCGAGCGGCAGAGCCTGCTAAAACAGCTCCTGCAGCAACCAAGTCTACCTCGCGTCCTCTGACGCCAGACCACAGTGGTGTCGATTGGCACGGTGCTGATCTACAAGAGCGGGATTTCTCAGGGCGCAATCTGAGTCAAGCTAATTTAGCGAATGTCAATCTCAAAGATGCATTTATGCATAAGGTGAATCTGGCGGGTGCTAATTTGACAAATGCCAATTTGACTCGTGCCAATCTACTCCAAGCCAACCTCACCCAGGCCAACTTGCAAGGCGCTAATCTGACCGCTGCAGATTTAAGTGGCGCTGATTTGCGAGGGGCAGATTTTACCGGGGCCAATATGGGTATCGGCAAAAAAGTAATGGTCAAACTAACGGGTGCTAATCTCTCTGGGGCGATTATGCCTAACGGCACAATCCATACCTAA
- a CDS encoding oxidoreductase, whose protein sequence is MAFDLENIPSQQGKVAIVTGANTGLGYETVSYLAQKHFKVIMACRDLEKAAQAKAKIKMTVPVADLEILQIDLSDLSSVRGFAQIFRQNYNSLDLLINNAGIMWPPYALTVDGFESQMGANYFGHFLLTALLLDLMPNTSESRVVSLSSNAHRLGAGKINFDDLQSKQNYSKTGAYAQSKLACLMFGNELQRRLAQAGKKILSVTAHPGVSNTELARHMPQYQVQLIQYTIGPWLCHAPDQAALPIVMAALDPEAQGGEYFGPQGFMEMKGQPGRATQSNYAQNLAAAAQLWDVSEELTGCTFAIPQVQAVTTS, encoded by the coding sequence ATGGCGTTTGATTTAGAAAATATCCCTTCTCAGCAAGGCAAGGTTGCCATTGTGACTGGGGCGAATACAGGCCTGGGCTATGAAACGGTGAGTTATCTAGCGCAAAAGCACTTCAAGGTGATCATGGCTTGCCGTGATTTGGAGAAAGCGGCACAAGCCAAAGCCAAAATCAAGATGACAGTGCCGGTCGCGGATTTAGAGATTCTCCAGATTGATTTGTCTGATTTGTCATCTGTAAGAGGGTTTGCCCAAATCTTTCGACAGAACTACAACAGCCTCGACCTTCTGATCAATAATGCTGGAATTATGTGGCCTCCCTATGCCCTGACTGTAGATGGGTTTGAGAGCCAAATGGGAGCCAATTACTTTGGTCATTTTCTCCTGACGGCATTGCTGTTGGATCTGATGCCGAATACCTCTGAATCTCGGGTGGTGTCTCTGAGTAGCAATGCTCATCGGTTGGGGGCTGGGAAAATTAATTTTGACGATTTGCAATCGAAACAGAACTACTCCAAAACGGGAGCCTATGCCCAGAGTAAGCTGGCCTGTTTGATGTTTGGGAATGAATTGCAGCGACGGTTAGCTCAAGCCGGTAAAAAAATTCTTTCCGTCACGGCTCACCCTGGCGTTTCCAACACAGAACTCGCCAGACATATGCCTCAATACCAGGTTCAACTTATTCAATATACGATTGGTCCGTGGCTCTGCCATGCCCCGGATCAGGCCGCCCTGCCCATTGTGATGGCGGCGCTTGACCCTGAGGCCCAAGGGGGAGAATATTTTGGCCCTCAAGGGTTTATGGAAATGAAAGGTCAGCCTGGACGGGCCACACAGTCAAACTATGCCCAAAATCTAGCTGCTGCTGCCCAGCTCTGGGATGTCTCAGAAGAATTAACAGGGTGCACCTTTGCTATACCTCAAGTTCAAGCCGTCACAACGTCATAG
- a CDS encoding NAD-dependent epimerase/dehydratase family protein — translation MTNPTYDTSAPVLVTGATGYVAGWLVKRLLEEGFTVHAAVRNPSNTEKLKYLNALADQSPGQIQYFQSDLLTLGSYAEAMQGCTVVFHTASPFTIAVDNPQKDLIEPAQLGTRNVLEQANQTESVKRVVVTSSCAAIYGDSADLEMVPGDLFTEADWNTTSSLTHQPYSYSKTLAEQEAWKIAKSQNRWNLVTINPSLVLGPGINPFATSESFSLIKQLGDGTMKMGVPDYQMGVVDVRDVAEAHLAAGFTPNAQGRHITSGYNTNFPQMAEILRAHFGEAYPFPKSVLPKALIWLVGPLLDSSMTRKIIDRNVGVPFGVDNSKSIRELGLTYRPLATSLVDMFQQLIDYDVVTA, via the coding sequence ATGACCAACCCCACCTACGATACGTCAGCCCCCGTTCTCGTCACTGGAGCGACTGGTTATGTCGCCGGATGGCTCGTCAAGCGTTTACTGGAAGAAGGCTTTACCGTTCACGCAGCTGTTCGCAATCCCAGCAATACTGAGAAGCTTAAATACCTTAATGCTTTGGCAGATCAGTCTCCAGGGCAGATCCAATATTTCCAGTCAGATTTACTGACGCTAGGATCCTACGCCGAGGCCATGCAGGGCTGTACCGTAGTGTTTCACACGGCTTCCCCTTTCACTATTGCCGTTGATAATCCACAAAAAGATCTGATTGAACCAGCCCAGCTCGGCACCCGCAATGTTTTAGAACAAGCCAATCAAACTGAGTCTGTGAAGCGGGTGGTGGTCACCAGCAGTTGTGCCGCCATTTATGGCGATAGTGCAGACTTAGAAATGGTTCCAGGCGATTTATTTACTGAAGCAGACTGGAATACCACCTCCTCCCTCACCCATCAGCCCTATTCCTATTCCAAAACCTTAGCTGAGCAAGAAGCTTGGAAAATTGCCAAGAGCCAGAACCGCTGGAACTTAGTCACCATCAATCCCTCCCTCGTTTTAGGGCCTGGGATTAACCCTTTTGCTACTTCAGAGTCCTTCTCACTGATCAAACAGCTGGGAGATGGCACGATGAAAATGGGCGTACCAGACTATCAGATGGGGGTCGTGGACGTTCGGGATGTCGCAGAAGCGCATCTGGCTGCGGGATTTACTCCCAATGCCCAAGGCCGCCATATCACCTCTGGATACAACACAAATTTCCCTCAAATGGCTGAGATTTTGCGGGCTCATTTTGGCGAGGCTTATCCCTTCCCCAAAAGTGTTCTACCCAAAGCATTGATTTGGCTAGTGGGACCATTATTGGATAGCAGTATGACGCGCAAAATCATTGATAGAAACGTGGGTGTTCCCTTTGGCGTCGATAACAGCAAAAGCATCCGCGAGCTAGGGCTAACTTATCGCCCCCTAGCCACATCCCTTGTCGATATGTTTCAGCAGTTGATTGACTATGACGTTGTGACGGCTTGA